TCGAGCCTGCCGAAGGGGCTGGTCGAGGCGAGGACCCTCACGCCGTGAGGTCTCAGATCACTCTCCGGTAGCCCTCGACCTTCTCGTTCCAGATCGGAAGCCCGCAGAATCGGCTTCCCTCCGGGCAGAACGGTTTGGTCCCTGCCTCCTTGCGGATCGTGCACGGCGGGAGGAGCCACTCGCCCAGTCGAGGATGCACCTCGCGGACCTGCAGCGCCTCGTCCACCGAGGCCTGCCAGATCTCCTCCTGCGCGTTGTAGCAAAGGCGCATCACGTGTTTGTGGCGGAGGTTGAGGTAGTCCGTCGACTCCGTGAACCGCACCGCGACCGCGTTCGGGAGCAGGTAGTTCGCGAACTCGTCGGAGACGCCCATCGCCTTGAGGCGGCCGATACGCTCCCAGATCCGCGTCATCATCGCGTCGTAACGACGGTGGACCTCGCCGTCCTGCTTCACGAGCGTCGGGGTGACGTAGTCGGGCTCTCCCGTCTGGTGCGCGGCGAGGATCGGGCGCGAGGCCGGGGTCATCCGGTGGCGCTGGTCCTGCGAGTCCCCGGCGTGCGAAAGTTTCTTGCGGAAGGTGTACGCGGGGTGGTGCATCGCCCGCGTGAGCTTGTCCATCGTCGAGAGGTTGAGGGCCTGGCCGAGGATCGGGTTTCTCGCCGGCGAGACCGCGAGGCGAATCGCCTCGTCGTCCGACAGCGCCGACGACGGAATCCCAAGCACCTCGCGCACGGCCCGCGCGACCTCTTCCTCTCCTCTCGCCTTCCAGTCCATCAGCTTCGAGGTCTTTCCCTCGAGGGAGGCGTCGAACTCCTTCACGAACGCGGCGCGCGTGGACGAAGCCGCGAGCTCGGGGCGGGCCTCGAAGAACTTCGCCTCGGGGGTGTCGGCGGCGGGGATCGGCTCGTCGAGCAGGCGCTTGTACTCGGAGTCCACCTCGAGGATCGCCTGGACCATCTTCCCGGCGACCAGGCGCTGCTCGTAGGGGGCGTCGAGCTGCTCGCACATCCGCCAGTAACGCAGGATCGTCAGCGCCGACACGGTGTGGTAGAGGAACGCGCAGGTGGCGACCGGCAATACGTACCGGGCGATCTCCTGGGCCTTTTTCTCGATCTCCTTCCCGTATTTCTCGCGCTTGTTGGCGCGGGCCGGGAAACGCGCGTCGTAGGCGCGTGTGGCGAGCGGGGTGAGCGAGACGATCATCTCGCGGTAGAACGCGAGCTGCTCGTCCAGCCCCTCCTGGTAGACCGCCAGCGCCTCCCCCTTAAGCGGAGGGACGAAGCAGTTCTGCTTGCGCACCTTCACGTAGCGCTGGCTGACCTGCTCCGAGTTGTAGAACGGGTGCGCGTGCAGGAACGACCAGAGGAACTGCCGCGAGACGTTCTCCAGCGAGAACTGGAAATACGCGTGCTGGATCGTGGTGTGGTGGCCGGCCTCGTAGAGGTCGCGGGCGAGCAGCTCGTTGCCGGGCTTGAGGTGCTCGTCCT
The Candidatus Polarisedimenticolaceae bacterium genome window above contains:
- a CDS encoding FAD-dependent thymidylate synthase produces the protein MAEPIPLPVPDASPQPRVRITRHFRAPFASILTSARTCYSAKLIEDEHLKPGNELLARDLYEAGHHTTIQHAYFQFSLENVSRQFLWSFLHAHPFYNSEQVSQRYVKVRKQNCFVPPLKGEALAVYQEGLDEQLAFYREMIVSLTPLATRAYDARFPARANKREKYGKEIEKKAQEIARYVLPVATCAFLYHTVSALTILRYWRMCEQLDAPYEQRLVAGKMVQAILEVDSEYKRLLDEPIPAADTPEAKFFEARPELAASSTRAAFVKEFDASLEGKTSKLMDWKARGEEEVARAVREVLGIPSSALSDDEAIRLAVSPARNPILGQALNLSTMDKLTRAMHHPAYTFRKKLSHAGDSQDQRHRMTPASRPILAAHQTGEPDYVTPTLVKQDGEVHRRYDAMMTRIWERIGRLKAMGVSDEFANYLLPNAVAVRFTESTDYLNLRHKHVMRLCYNAQEEIWQASVDEALQVREVHPRLGEWLLPPCTIRKEAGTKPFCPEGSRFCGLPIWNEKVEGYRRVI